One Hippocampus zosterae strain Florida chromosome 4, ASM2543408v3, whole genome shotgun sequence genomic window carries:
- the gnao1b gene encoding guanine nucleotide binding protein (G protein), alpha activating activity polypeptide O, b — MGCTLSAEERAALDRSKAIEKNLKEDGLVAAKDVKLLLLGGGESGKSTIVKQMKIIHEDGFSGDDVKQYKPVVYSNTIQSLAAILRAMDSLGIEFGDKDRKADAKLVCDVVSRMEDTEPYSAELLSAMKRVWADAGTQECFNRAREYQLNDSAQYYLDSLDRIGAADYQPTEQDILRTRVKTTGIVETHFTFKNLHFRLFDVGGQRSERKKWIHCFEDVTAIIFCVALSGYDQVLHEDETTNRMHESLMLFDSICNNKFFIDTSIILFLNKKDLFAEKIKKSPLTICFPEYTGANTYDDATAYIQVQFESKNRSPNKEIYCHLTCATDTGNIQVVFDAVTDIIIANNLRGCGLY; from the exons ATGGGATGTACGCTGAGCGCCGAGGAGCGAGCTGCTCTGGATCGGAGCAAGGCCATCGAGAAGAATCTGAAGGAGGACGGGCTGGTGGCAGCCAAGGACGtcaagctgctgctgctcg GCGGTGGAGAGTCCGGCAAAAGCACCATCGTCAAACAAATGAA GATTATCCATGAAGATGGATTCTCTGGGGATGACGTGAAGCAGTACAAGCCCGTGGTCTACAGTAACACCATCCAGAGCTTGGCGGCCATCTTGCGAGCCATGGACTCGCTGGGAATCGAGTTTGGAGACAAGGATCGAAAA GCGGATGCCAAGCTGGTGTGTGATGTCGTGAGTCGCATGGAGGACACGGAGCCATACTCAGCGGAGCTTCTCAGCGCCATGAAGCGGGTTTGGGCTGACGCCGGGACTCAGGAGTGCTTCAACCGGGCCCGCGAATACCAGCTCAACGACTCGGCCCAATA CTACCTGGACAGTTTAGACCGGATCGGGGCTGCAGACTACCAGCCCACAGAGCAAGACATTCTGAGAACCCGAGTGAAGACCACCGGCATTGTGGAAACTCACTTCACCTTCAAAAACCTCCATTTCAG GCTCTTTGACGTGGGAGGCCAAAGGTCAgagaggaagaagtggatccacTGCTTTGAGGATGTGACCGCCATCATATTCTGTGTGGCCCTGAGTGGTTACGACCAAGTGCTCCATGAGGACGAAACAACT AACCGCATGCACGAGTCCCTCATGCTGTTCGACTCCATTTGCAACAACAAGTTCTTCATTGACACCTccatcatcctcttcctcaacaAGAAGGACCTCTTTGCGGAGAAGATCAAGAAATCACCGCTCACTATCTGTTTTCCCGAATACACAG GTGCTAACACTTACGATGACGCTACTGCCTACATTCAGGTTCAGTTCGAAAGTAAGAACCGCTCTCCCAATAAGGAGATCTATTGTCACCTGACCTGTGCCACGGACACAGGAAACATCCAGGTAGTGTTCGACGCCGTCACCGACATCATTATCGCAAACAACCTGAGAGGGTGCGGCTTATACTGA
- the tradd gene encoding tumor necrosis factor receptor type 1-associated DEATH domain protein, whose product MADKVLDQEPWTGCAVLFLQSLCPDANLLSLYKNQQGKFIFFKVIKLTLIDSAGGLGGYEILKVHDADPFLGVEVKFMDVVVCQQFLESYSSGAVGHSISQHACRLLAVAQEFTVETQLKAGTHVLDRCLDKLELCLQQIHQSQPERLRDEEIDRLEQQLQLEVLGPPPSQRISIRQQVPSNCFTFQNKVFEDRMLTIADVQSFANGVGRQWKHVGRTLGRECRALKDTAIENLAYEYAREGLYEQAYQLLSRFVQAEGRAAKLSRLIKALEDCKLTGLAESILDIQPRD is encoded by the exons ATGGCAGACAAAGTTTTGGATCAAGAACCATGGACAGGATGTGCCGTTCTCTTTCTGCAGTCGCTCTGTCCGGATGCAAACCTGCTTTCCCTCTATAAAAACCAGCAGGGAAAGTTCATcttttttaaagtcatcaaaCTGACACTCATAG ATTCTGCAGGAGGTCTGGGCGGTTATGAGATACTTAAGGTTCACGATGCCGATCCTTTCCTCGGAGTGGAGGTGAAGTTTATGGACGTAGTCGTGTGTCAGCAATTCCTGGAGAGCTACAGCTCTGGAGCGGTGGGTCATTCCATCTCCCAACATGCCTGTCGGCTCCTCGCTGTGGCACAAGAGTTCACCGTGGAGACACAGCTGAAGGCCGGAACGCACGTCTTGGATCGATGTCTGGACAAGCTCGAGCTTTGTCTACAGCAAATTCACCAGTCACAG CCCGAGCGCCTGCGTGATGAAGAGATCGATCGGCtggagcagcagctgcagctcgAGGTCCTCGGGCCTCCTCCATCCCAGCGGATCTCGATCAGACAGCAAGTCCCCAGCAACTGCTTCACGTTTCAGAATAAAGTTTTTG aggATCGAATGCTGACGATAGCAGATGTTCAGAGCTTTGCTAATGGAGTGGGCCGTCAGTGGAAGCATGTGGGGAGGACCCTGGGGAGGGAGTGCCGCGCTCTGAAGGATACGGCCATTGAAAACCTGGCCTACGAGTATGCCAGAGAAGGCCTGTACGAGCAGGCCTATCAGCTCCTCAGTCGATTCGTCCAGGCGGAGGGGAGGGCGGCCAAGCTGAGCCGGCTGATCAAAGCGCTGGAGGACTGCAAACTCACCGGCCTGGCCGAGTCTATTCTGGACATACAGCCACGAGACTAA